In the genome of Thermoanaerobacterales bacterium, one region contains:
- the frr gene encoding ribosome recycling factor, translated as MRELINTAEGNMKKTIDVVRKDFASLRAGRATPALLDKILVDYYGTPTPINQLASISVPEPRMLVVQPWDKGAIGEVERAIMKSDLGINPVNDGNVIRLKIPELTQERRQELVKVVRKRAEEGRVAVRNIRRETIEQLKARQKEGVISEDDLRRHQDEVQKLTDRYIKEIDGLVAAKEKEITEM; from the coding sequence ATGCGTGAGCTTATTAACACGGCCGAGGGGAATATGAAGAAGACGATCGATGTAGTCCGCAAGGACTTTGCCTCCCTGCGCGCCGGGCGGGCCACCCCGGCGTTGCTGGACAAGATCCTCGTGGACTACTACGGGACCCCGACGCCGATTAATCAGCTGGCCTCGATTTCCGTGCCCGAACCCCGGATGCTGGTCGTGCAGCCCTGGGATAAGGGCGCCATCGGCGAGGTGGAGCGGGCGATCATGAAGTCCGACCTGGGCATCAACCCGGTAAACGACGGCAACGTTATCCGGCTGAAAATACCGGAACTGACGCAGGAGCGCCGCCAGGAACTGGTGAAGGTGGTCCGTAAGAGGGCCGAGGAGGGCCGGGTGGCGGTGCGTAATATTCGCCGGGAGACCATTGAACAGCTCAAGGCCCGCCAGAAAGAGGGAGTCATTTCCGAGGACGACCTTCGCCGGCACCAGGATGAGGTACAGAAGCTCACCGACCGTTACATTAAAGAAATCGACGGCTTAGTGGCGGCCAAGGAAAAGGAAATCACGGAGATGTAG
- the tsf gene encoding translation elongation factor Ts, translating into MEVSAKMVKELRERTGAGMMDCKKALMETGDMEKAIDFLREKGLAAAAKKAGRAASQGLVDSYIHGAGRIGVLIEVNCETDFVAKTDDFKALVRDLAMQVAAARPEYVAREEVPAAVIEHERSILRAQALHEGKPEKIVEKMVDGRLEKFFKDNCLLEQPFIKNPDVTVQQVVTEAIAKLGENIVVRRFARFELGEGLGQE; encoded by the coding sequence GTGGAAGTATCGGCGAAAATGGTCAAGGAACTGCGGGAGAGAACGGGCGCCGGGATGATGGATTGCAAGAAGGCCCTGATGGAAACCGGCGACATGGAGAAGGCCATTGATTTCCTCCGCGAGAAGGGTCTGGCCGCCGCGGCGAAAAAGGCCGGGCGGGCCGCTTCCCAGGGCCTGGTTGACAGCTATATTCACGGTGCCGGCAGGATCGGCGTATTGATCGAAGTCAACTGCGAGACCGACTTTGTTGCGAAGACCGACGACTTCAAGGCCCTGGTCCGGGACCTGGCGATGCAGGTGGCCGCGGCGCGGCCGGAATATGTGGCGCGGGAGGAAGTCCCGGCGGCGGTCATCGAGCACGAGCGGAGCATTCTCCGCGCCCAGGCCCTGCATGAAGGAAAGCCGGAAAAGATTGTTGAAAAAATGGTCGACGGGCGGCTGGAGAAGTTCTTCAAAGACAACTGCCTTTTGGAGCAGCCGTTCATCAAAAATCCGGACGTAACGGTGCAACAGGTTGTAACCGAAGCGATTGCCAAGCTCGGAGAAAACATCGTCGTCCGGCGGTTTGCCCGCTTTGAGCTGGGCGAGGGCCTGGGGCAGGAGTAA
- a CDS encoding PASTA domain-containing protein, which translates to MDCPDVLGLELAEARELLQAAGFTVRVVATGPPRGGVGGPERVLRVARTEADVVELVAAPQGWEEHNGRPVQSAG; encoded by the coding sequence ATGGACTGTCCGGATGTCCTTGGCCTGGAGCTTGCCGAAGCACGGGAGCTTTTACAGGCGGCCGGTTTCACCGTGCGGGTGGTTGCTACGGGCCCGCCACGGGGTGGGGTGGGCGGTCCGGAGCGTGTGCTGCGGGTGGCCCGGACAGAGGCGGACGTCGTCGAACTGGTGGCGGCCCCCCAGGGCTGGGAAGAGCATAACGGGCGGCCGGTTCAGTCCGCTGGTTGA
- the pyrH gene encoding UMP kinase, whose product MIAAKYRRVILKLSGEALAGDQGYGISPEVVNFIASEIQDVVQTFRVQMAIVVGGGNIWRGVAGSAKGMDRATADYMGMLATVINSLGLQDALEKLGVDTRVQVAIEMRAIAEPYIRRRAIRHLEKGRVVIFAAGTGNPYFSTDTTAALRAAEIEAEAILMAKRVDGVYDADPLVHPEARKFERLTYIEMLNMGLGVMDATAASLCMENTIPLVVFSMREAGNIRRAVLGEKIGTYVGVRKDA is encoded by the coding sequence ATGATTGCGGCCAAGTATCGGCGGGTGATCCTGAAGCTCTCGGGGGAGGCCCTGGCCGGTGACCAGGGCTACGGCATCAGCCCCGAGGTAGTGAACTTCATCGCCTCCGAGATCCAGGACGTGGTTCAGACTTTCCGGGTGCAGATGGCCATTGTCGTCGGCGGCGGAAACATCTGGCGCGGTGTGGCCGGCAGCGCTAAGGGAATGGACCGGGCCACGGCGGACTACATGGGAATGCTGGCGACGGTGATCAATTCCCTGGGCCTGCAGGATGCCTTGGAGAAACTCGGAGTGGACACCAGGGTGCAGGTGGCCATTGAGATGCGCGCCATCGCCGAGCCTTACATCCGCCGGCGGGCCATCAGGCACCTTGAGAAGGGCCGGGTGGTGATCTTTGCCGCCGGTACGGGGAACCCCTACTTTTCGACCGATACCACGGCCGCGCTCCGGGCGGCGGAGATCGAGGCCGAAGCGATTCTGATGGCCAAGCGCGTCGACGGGGTTTACGACGCCGATCCCCTGGTGCATCCGGAGGCCCGCAAGTTCGAGCGCTTGACTTACATTGAAATGCTGAACATGGGGCTTGGCGTAATGGATGCCACGGCCGCATCTTTATGTATGGAAAACACCATCCCGCTGGTGGTCTTCAGCATGCGCGAGGCGGGGAACATCCGGCGGGCGGTGCTGGGGGAGAAGATCGGAACTTATGTGGGGGTGAGAAAAGATGCGTGA